From a single Triplophysa rosa linkage group LG1, Trosa_1v2, whole genome shotgun sequence genomic region:
- the adgrg3 gene encoding adhesion G protein-coupled receptor G3 → MRDLYCFIICILSSTIVIAEGDCQNENEKEDITVPCNFVEKHCWKTCEPQNILRCIERYMRKCRNIGRLFGVKPGYGIQKVSYSNATMNMTEGYIVHIPSEAVQKGINENGEIGKDMNFIVLVLNKTFFTTNSVSDVIGENVLGVWLGTTEVRNLSEPVQLKFKNTNQTENGVCVYWHLEKTGGNWSKEGCSTRVQNDTFVCSCNHLSFFAVLINPKIPEEIHIVNLSYISYVGSALSIVFAGLVIVIFICQRKKQSENSVMIHVQLTGSLFLLHISFLCSVWFSDRGDEVCLSLGLILHWCLLATFSWMAIEGFHLYLLLVRVFNIYIKRYTLKLSLVAWGVPTVTVVICGIISKHTSVYGKYSFGKYPNSTSTSICWLTTQTASFITVNGYLGLVMIFNTIMLGVVLVKMRQLRSQDVRIKDNKRRVWKDWVSLLGLCGVLGIPWSLAFFTHAPLNLPALYMFTILNSFQGVFIFLWFLTLTCKAREEEYVSSKGTIHVSFQSNEEHVTTGFVNGKN, encoded by the exons ATGAGAGACttatactgttttattatttgcatattATCTTCCACAATAGTAATAGCTGAAGGAG attgccaaaatgaaaatgaaaaagaagaCATTACAGTACCATGTAATTTTGTTGAAAAGCATTGTTGGAAAACTTGTGAGCCACAAAACATTCTGAG GTGTATAGAGCGTTATATGAGAAAATGTAGAAATATAGGCCGGCTTTTCGGTGTCAAGCCAGGCTATGGTATCCAGAAAGTATCCTATTCAAAT GCAACGATGAATATGACAGAAGGATACATAGTTCACATCCCCTCCGAAGCAGTACAGAAGGGCATAAATGAGAATGGGGAGATTGGAAAAGATATGAACTTCATTGTGTTGGTTCTAAACAAAACCTTCTTTACG ACAAACTCCGTTTCTGACGTCATTGGAGAAAATGTGTTGGGTGTCTGGCTTGGGACGACAGAAGTTCGCAACCTTTCTGAGCCTGTTCAGCTCAAGTTCAAAAACACCAATCAG ACTGAAAATGGAGTCTGTGTCTACTGGCATCTCGAAAAGACGGGTG GTAACTGGAGTAAAGAAGGCTGTAGCACTAGAGTACAGAATGATACATTTGTGTGCAGTTGTAATCATCTGAGCTTTTTTGCCGTGCTCATT AATCCTAAAATTCCCGAAGAAATCCATATCGTCAATCTCAGCTACATTTCATATGTCGGCTCAGCCCTTTCAATAGTGTTTGCAGGCCTCGTCATCGTCATATTTATTTGCCAGAG AAAGAAGCAGTCTGAGAATTCAGTCATGATTCACGTACAGCTCACAGGCTCCCTCTTCTTGCTGCACATCTCATTCTTGTGCAGCGTCTGGTTTTCGGACCGGGGTGATGAGGTTTGCCTGTCTTTAGGACTTATTCTACACTGGTGTCTTTTGGCCACTTTCTCGTGGATGGCCATCGAGGGCTTTCACCTGTACCTGCTGCTAGTGCGGGTCTTTAACATCTACATCAAGAGATATACGCTAAAACTAAGTCTTGTGGCCTGGG GTGTACCTACAGTAACAGTGGTGATATGTGGGATAATTAGTAAACATACATCAGTTTATGGAAAATACTCTTTTGGAAAATACCCAAACTCGACAAGCACGTCTAT ATGCTGGTTAACCACACAGACAGCGAGTTTCATTACAGTGAATGGTTATCTAGGCCTGGTGATGATCTTTAACACGATTATGCTTGGGGTGGTGTTGGTTAAGATGCGTCAGTTAAGATCGCAGGACGTTCGGATTAAAGACAATAAGAGGCGGGTTTGGAAAGACTGGGTTTCTCTGCTCGGCCTCTGCGGTGTTCTGGGAATCCCATGGTCACTGGCTTTCTTCACCCATGCGCCTTTAAATCTCCCGGCTCTCTATATGTTCACCATTCTTAACAGTTTTCAAG GTGTTTTTATCTTCCTGTGGTTTCTGACGCTCACATGCAAAGCACGAGAAGAGGAATATGTCTCGTCAAAGGGAACGATTCACGTCAGCTTCCAGAGTAATGAGGAACATGTGACCACAGGTTTTGTTAATGGAAAGAATTAA
- the sinhcafl gene encoding SIN3-HDAC complex associated factor, like, with translation MFGFHKSKIYRSNDGCCICKTKSSSSRFTDSSRYEENFRLCFGLSEDRVGDICNACVLLVKRWKKLPHGSKKNWNHVVDARAGPGFKLTKPKKVKNIDGKKKSKLKKLHKFKRQNSDAHSTTSSMSPSQSPSHSNQSDDGSDIETKQRRPNPSGFSFLDLSYWKRQKVCCGIVYKGRFGEVIIDPRLFKPCCNTKKRPALASSSDSQIPQTLPSPLPEDVKEVW, from the exons ATGTTCGGCTTTCATAAATCAAAGATTTACCGCAGCAACGATGGTTGTTGTATTTGCAAAACCAAATCGTCAAGCTCTCGATTCACTGACAGCAGCAGATATGAGGAAAACTTCAGACTGTGCTTTGG TCTGTCTGAGGATAGAGTTGGAGACATCTGCAATGCTTGTGTACTGCTGGTAAAACGCTGGAAGAAATTACCACATGGGTCAAAAAAGAACTGGAACCAT GTGGTGGATGCGAGAGCAGGTCCTGGCTTCAAGCTCACCAAACCCAAGAAAGTCAAAAACATTGATGGGAAGAAGAAAAGTAAACTAAAAAAGCTTCACAAGTTTAAAAGACAAA ATTCAGACGCTCACAGCACTACATCCAGTATGTCACCATCGCAGTCTCCCAGTCACAGTAATCAGTCTGATGATGGATCAGATATCGAGACCAAGCAGAGGCGTCCAAACCCATCAGGGTTCTCCTTTCTTGACCTGTCTTACTGGAAAAG GCAGAAGGTGTGCTGCGGGATTGTCTACAAAGGTCGTTTCGGTGAGGTAATCATCGATCCTCGCCTCTTCAAGCCCTGCTGTAACACCAAGAAGCGTCCGGCTCTTGCGTCGTCCTCAGACTCGCAGATCCCTCAAACACTTCCCTCCCCTCTCCCAGAGGACGTGAAGGAGGTGTGGTGA
- the dennd5a gene encoding DENN domain-containing protein 5A isoform X1: protein MSTGFSSSSCRFADYLVICGLDTESGLEPDELSALCQYIQATKFRDGARGQLASASEGENFEQSPLRRTFKSKVLAHYPDNVEWNPFDQDAVGMLCMPKGLSFRTQADMREPQFHSFIITREDGSRTYGFALTFFEAVTSKQICSAMQTLYHMHNAEQYDILHAPPTPHSPDDPRPAHPQLHPTPSLSRLQRFNSYDISRDTLYVSKCICLITPMAFAHACRKVLEQLHQAVTSAQPPPLPLESYVYNILYEVPLPPAGRSLKFSGVYGSILCQRPSTAELPLFDFHIQEVFELLGLENVLQLFTCALLEIQILLYSQHYQRLMTVAESITALMFPFQWQHVYVPILPASLLHFLDAPVPYLMGLHSNGQDDRTKLELPQEANLCFVDIDNHFIELPEDLPQFPNKLEFIQEISEVLLAFGLSPEANPQCSEVHTKLRSFRSADVVSDKRNGNLAGSPLNSFLLRENQTIARLQALVKRTGVSLEKLDVKEDASTNKDTKVQCGEQEFRMYQLNIRVREVFANRFTQMFADYEVFVIQPSQDKESWFSNRDQMQNFDKASFLSDQPEPYLPFLSRFLETQMFASFIDSKILCHDDEDKEHTLRVFDSRVDKIRMLNVRTPTLRTSMYQKCTNIDEAEKAIEMRLRKIDHTALHPHLLDMKIGQGRYEHGFFPRLQSDVLSTGPTSNKYAKRSAPAQWRRRDRQKQHAEHLYLDNDQREKYIQEARNLGTTLRQPKLSNLSPSVIAQTNWKFVEGLLKECRNKTKRMLVEKMGREAVELGHGDVSITGVEENTLIASLCDLLERIWSHGLQVKQGKSALWSHLLHYQESKEKRDATPAGLTPPGIIHETERRKSDASCAMPPLKVSLIRDMRHIQNISEIKTDVGKARAWVRLSMEKKLLSRHLKQLLSDHELTKKLYKRYAFLRCDDEKEQFLYHLLSFNAVDYFCFTNVFTTIMIPYHVVIIPSKKLGGSMFTANPWVCVSGELAETGVLQVPRNTLEITFECQNLGKLTTVQMGHDNSGLYAKWLVESVMVRNGITGHTYKFPCGRWLGKGVDDGSLERILVGELVTNTESEERMCRTPPMQQSPGMMRRFVTISPNSKPKLNTGQIQEGVGEAINGIVKHFHKPEKERGSLTLLLCGEYGLVWALEQVFQHGFKSPRLFKNVFIWDFLEKAQVYFESAEQSQMTQDENWQMRARHFSHFMRAINSTPRNIGKDGKFQMLVCLGARDHLLHHWIALLAECPITAQMYEDTALLKDHSLVNSLIRVLQTLQEFNITLEASLVKGIGI from the exons CTTTATGCCAGTATATACAGGCTACTAAATTCAGAGATGGTGCCAGAGGACAGTTGGCGAGTGCAAGCGAAG GTGAGAATTTTGAGCAGAGTCCACTGCGGAGAACTTTTAAATCCAAAGTTCTAGCGCACTATCCCGACAATGTGGAGTGGAATCCCTTCGACCAGGATGCTGTGGGCATG CTCTGTATGCCAAAGGGCCTGTCCTTCCGCACTCAGGCAGACATGCGCGAGCCTCAGTTCCACTCCTTCATCATTACGCGGGAGGACGGCTCACGCACCTATGGGTTCGCCCTCACTTTCTTCGAGGCGGTGACCAGCAAGCAGATCTGCAGTGCCATGCAGACGCTTTATCACATGCACAACGCAGAACAGTACGACATCCTGCACGCGCCCCCCACGCCTCACAGCCCCGATGACCCCCGACCTGCCCATCCGCAGCTGCACCCCACCCCCTCCCTCTCCAGGTTACAACGCTTCAACTCGTACGACATCAGTCGTGACACGCTCTACGTGTCCAAGTGCATCTGTCTGATCACGCCGATGGCCTTCGCCCATGCCTGCCGAAAGGTTCTGGAACAGCTGCACCAGGCCGTTACCTCGGCCCAGCCCCCGCCCCTCCCGCTGGAGAGCTACGTCTACAACATCCTCTACGAGGTCCCACTGCCGCCCGCCGGGCGTTCCCTGAAGTTCTCGGGCGTATATGGATCGATTTTGTGTCAGAGGCCCAGCACGGCCGAGCTGCCCCTCTTTGACTTTCACATACAGGAAGTGTTTGAGCTGCTGGGGTTGGAGAATGTCCTGCAGCTCTTCACCTGTGCGCTTCTTGAGATCCAGATCCTTCTGTACTCGCAAC ATTACCAGCGGCTGATGACGGTGGCGGAGAGCATCACAGCCTTAATGTTCCCCTTCCAATGGCAGCATGTGTACGTGCCGATCCTCCCCGCATCCCTGCTTCACTTCCTGGACGCTCCTGTGCCCTACCTAATGGGTTTACACTCCAACGGCCAGGATGACCGCACCAAGCTGGAACTTCCCCAAGAG GCCAACTTGTGTTTTGTCGATATTGACAACCACTTCATCGAGCTACCGGAGGACCTGCCTCAGTTTCCCAACAAGCTGGAGTTCATCCAGGAGATCTCAGAGGTTCTGTTGGCGTTTGGACTGTCTCCAGAGGCAAACCCACAATGCAGCGAGGTCCACACCAAGCTCAGGAGCTTTCGCTCGGCTGACGTGGTTTCTGACAAACGCAACGGCAACCTGGCGGGCTCGCCGCTCAACTCTTTCCTGCTGAGAGAAAACCAAACCATAGCTCGCCTTCAAGCGCTGGTCAAGAGGACTGGAGTCAGTCTGGAGAAG TTGGATGTGAAGGAAGACGCGAGCACTAATAAGGACACTAAAGTGCAGTGTGGTGAACAAGAGTTCAGGATGTATCAGTTGAACATTCGTGTCCGGGAGGTCTTCGCCAATCGCTTCACCCAGATGTTCGCTGACTACGAGGTCTTTGTCATCCAGCCCAGCCAAGATAAAGAGTCCTGGTTCAGCAACCGTGACCAGATGCAGAACTTTGACAAG GCCTCCTTCCTGTCGGATCAGCCAGAACCCTACCTGCCGTTCCTCTCTCGGTTCCTGGAGACACAGATGTTTGCCTCTTTCATCGACAGCAAGATCCTGTGCCACGACGACGAGGACAAAGAACACACGCTGCGAGTGTTTGATTCCCGTGTTGACAAGATCCGCATGTTAAATGTCAGGACGCCCACCCTGCGTACCTCCATGTACCAGAAATGCACCAATATTGATGAAGCAG AAAAGGCCATTGAGATGAGACTGCGTAAGATCGACCACACGGCTCTACACCCCCACCTGCTGGATATGAAGATCGGTCAGGGACGGTATGAGCATGGATTCTTCCCCCGGCTGCAGTCCGATGTGCTTTCTACTGGACCCACCAGCAACAA ATATGCGAAACGCAGCGCTCCTGCACAGTGGAGGAGGAGGGATAGACAGAAGCAACACGCTGAACATCTCTATCTAGATAATGACCAGAGAGAG AAGTACATCCAGGAGGCCAGGAACCTTGGCACCACCCTCCGCCAGCCCAAACTCTCCAATCTCTCGCCATCAGTCATCGCACAAACCAACTGGAAATTTGTTGAGGGACTGTTGAAAGAGTGCAGAAATAAG ACAAAACGTATGCTGGTGGAGAAGATGGGCAGGGAGGCGGTGGAGCTGGGCCACGGGGATGTCAGCATCACGGGTGTGGAGGAGAACACGCTCATCGCCAGCTTGTGTGATCTCTTGGAAAGGATCTGGAGTCACGGTTTGCAGGTCAAGCAG GGAAAATCTGCCTTGTGGTCACACCTCTTACATTATCAGGAGAGCAAAGAGAAGAGGGATGCCACTCCAGCTGGCCTCACCCCTCCTG GGATCATTCATGAGACAGAGAGGAGAAAGTCAGACGCCAGCTGTGCGATGCCACCTCTTAAAGTCTCTTTGATCCGGGACATGAG GCACATCCAGAACATCAGTGAGATCAAGACCGATGTGGGAAAGGCCAGGGCATGGGTGCGTCTCTCTATGGAGAAGAAACTGCTCTCCAGGCACCTAAAACAACTTCTGTCTGACCATGAACTCACCAA GAAACTCTATAAACGCTACGCTTTTCTTCGTTGTGATGATGAGAAAGAGCAGTTTCTCTATCACCTCCTTTCCTTCAATGCCGTGGATTACTTCTGCTTCACTAACGTCTTTACTACGATCA TGATACCGTATCATGTGGTCATCATTCCCAGTAAGAAACTCGGAGGCTCCATGTTCACCGCCAACCCATGGGTTTGCGTGTCAGGGGAACTAGCTGAGACTGGGGTACTACAGGTCCCCAGAAATACTCTGGAGATCACTTTTGAG TGTCAGAACCTGGGCAAGTTGACCACCGTTCAGATGGGTCATGATAACTCGGGCCTGTATGCAAAGTGGTTGGTTGAGTCTGTGATGGTCCGCAATGGAATAACAGGACACACTTACAA GTTTCCGTGTGGCCGTTGGCTGGGAAAGGGGGTAGATGATGGTAGCCTGGAGCGGATACTGGTGGGAGAATTGGTGACTAACACAGAGAGCGAGGAGAGAATGTGTCGGACTCCACCGATGCAGCAATCGCCCGGGATGATGCGAAGATTTGTCACCATTTCACCAAACAGCAAACCAA AGTTAAACACAGGGCAGATCCAGGAAGGAGTAGGAGAGGCGATTAATGGCATTGTTAAGCACTTCCATAAACCTGAGAAAGAG AGAGGAAGCCTCACGTTGCTTCTGTGTGGAGAGTATGGTTTGGTGTGGGCTCTGGAGCAGGTGTTCCAGCATGGCTTCAAGTCACCACGCCTTTTTAAGAACGTCTTCATTTGGGACTTTCTAg AAAAAGCTCAAGTTTACTTTGAAAGTGCCGAGCAGAGCCAGATGACCCAGGACGAGAACTGGCAGATGAGGGCACGACATTTTAGCCATTTCATGCGGGCTATCAACAGCACACCTAGAAACATCGGCAAGGATGGGAAGTTTCAGATGCTCGTGTGTCTCGGGGCCAG AGATCACCTGCTACACCACTGGATAGCGCTCCTAGCCGAATGTCCAATCACAGCACAGATGTATGAGGACACAGCACTCTTAAAGGACCATTCTCTGGTGAACTCTCTCATTCGAGTGCTACAGACTCTGCAGGAATTCAATATCACTCTGGAGGCCTCTCTCGTCAAAGGGATCGGGATATAA
- the dennd5a gene encoding DENN domain-containing protein 5A isoform X2, with the protein MSTGFSSSSCRFADYLVICGLDTESGLEPDELSGENFEQSPLRRTFKSKVLAHYPDNVEWNPFDQDAVGMLCMPKGLSFRTQADMREPQFHSFIITREDGSRTYGFALTFFEAVTSKQICSAMQTLYHMHNAEQYDILHAPPTPHSPDDPRPAHPQLHPTPSLSRLQRFNSYDISRDTLYVSKCICLITPMAFAHACRKVLEQLHQAVTSAQPPPLPLESYVYNILYEVPLPPAGRSLKFSGVYGSILCQRPSTAELPLFDFHIQEVFELLGLENVLQLFTCALLEIQILLYSQHYQRLMTVAESITALMFPFQWQHVYVPILPASLLHFLDAPVPYLMGLHSNGQDDRTKLELPQEANLCFVDIDNHFIELPEDLPQFPNKLEFIQEISEVLLAFGLSPEANPQCSEVHTKLRSFRSADVVSDKRNGNLAGSPLNSFLLRENQTIARLQALVKRTGVSLEKLDVKEDASTNKDTKVQCGEQEFRMYQLNIRVREVFANRFTQMFADYEVFVIQPSQDKESWFSNRDQMQNFDKASFLSDQPEPYLPFLSRFLETQMFASFIDSKILCHDDEDKEHTLRVFDSRVDKIRMLNVRTPTLRTSMYQKCTNIDEAEKAIEMRLRKIDHTALHPHLLDMKIGQGRYEHGFFPRLQSDVLSTGPTSNKYAKRSAPAQWRRRDRQKQHAEHLYLDNDQREKYIQEARNLGTTLRQPKLSNLSPSVIAQTNWKFVEGLLKECRNKTKRMLVEKMGREAVELGHGDVSITGVEENTLIASLCDLLERIWSHGLQVKQGKSALWSHLLHYQESKEKRDATPAGLTPPGIIHETERRKSDASCAMPPLKVSLIRDMRHIQNISEIKTDVGKARAWVRLSMEKKLLSRHLKQLLSDHELTKKLYKRYAFLRCDDEKEQFLYHLLSFNAVDYFCFTNVFTTIMIPYHVVIIPSKKLGGSMFTANPWVCVSGELAETGVLQVPRNTLEITFECQNLGKLTTVQMGHDNSGLYAKWLVESVMVRNGITGHTYKFPCGRWLGKGVDDGSLERILVGELVTNTESEERMCRTPPMQQSPGMMRRFVTISPNSKPKLNTGQIQEGVGEAINGIVKHFHKPEKERGSLTLLLCGEYGLVWALEQVFQHGFKSPRLFKNVFIWDFLEKAQVYFESAEQSQMTQDENWQMRARHFSHFMRAINSTPRNIGKDGKFQMLVCLGARDHLLHHWIALLAECPITAQMYEDTALLKDHSLVNSLIRVLQTLQEFNITLEASLVKGIGI; encoded by the exons GTGAGAATTTTGAGCAGAGTCCACTGCGGAGAACTTTTAAATCCAAAGTTCTAGCGCACTATCCCGACAATGTGGAGTGGAATCCCTTCGACCAGGATGCTGTGGGCATG CTCTGTATGCCAAAGGGCCTGTCCTTCCGCACTCAGGCAGACATGCGCGAGCCTCAGTTCCACTCCTTCATCATTACGCGGGAGGACGGCTCACGCACCTATGGGTTCGCCCTCACTTTCTTCGAGGCGGTGACCAGCAAGCAGATCTGCAGTGCCATGCAGACGCTTTATCACATGCACAACGCAGAACAGTACGACATCCTGCACGCGCCCCCCACGCCTCACAGCCCCGATGACCCCCGACCTGCCCATCCGCAGCTGCACCCCACCCCCTCCCTCTCCAGGTTACAACGCTTCAACTCGTACGACATCAGTCGTGACACGCTCTACGTGTCCAAGTGCATCTGTCTGATCACGCCGATGGCCTTCGCCCATGCCTGCCGAAAGGTTCTGGAACAGCTGCACCAGGCCGTTACCTCGGCCCAGCCCCCGCCCCTCCCGCTGGAGAGCTACGTCTACAACATCCTCTACGAGGTCCCACTGCCGCCCGCCGGGCGTTCCCTGAAGTTCTCGGGCGTATATGGATCGATTTTGTGTCAGAGGCCCAGCACGGCCGAGCTGCCCCTCTTTGACTTTCACATACAGGAAGTGTTTGAGCTGCTGGGGTTGGAGAATGTCCTGCAGCTCTTCACCTGTGCGCTTCTTGAGATCCAGATCCTTCTGTACTCGCAAC ATTACCAGCGGCTGATGACGGTGGCGGAGAGCATCACAGCCTTAATGTTCCCCTTCCAATGGCAGCATGTGTACGTGCCGATCCTCCCCGCATCCCTGCTTCACTTCCTGGACGCTCCTGTGCCCTACCTAATGGGTTTACACTCCAACGGCCAGGATGACCGCACCAAGCTGGAACTTCCCCAAGAG GCCAACTTGTGTTTTGTCGATATTGACAACCACTTCATCGAGCTACCGGAGGACCTGCCTCAGTTTCCCAACAAGCTGGAGTTCATCCAGGAGATCTCAGAGGTTCTGTTGGCGTTTGGACTGTCTCCAGAGGCAAACCCACAATGCAGCGAGGTCCACACCAAGCTCAGGAGCTTTCGCTCGGCTGACGTGGTTTCTGACAAACGCAACGGCAACCTGGCGGGCTCGCCGCTCAACTCTTTCCTGCTGAGAGAAAACCAAACCATAGCTCGCCTTCAAGCGCTGGTCAAGAGGACTGGAGTCAGTCTGGAGAAG TTGGATGTGAAGGAAGACGCGAGCACTAATAAGGACACTAAAGTGCAGTGTGGTGAACAAGAGTTCAGGATGTATCAGTTGAACATTCGTGTCCGGGAGGTCTTCGCCAATCGCTTCACCCAGATGTTCGCTGACTACGAGGTCTTTGTCATCCAGCCCAGCCAAGATAAAGAGTCCTGGTTCAGCAACCGTGACCAGATGCAGAACTTTGACAAG GCCTCCTTCCTGTCGGATCAGCCAGAACCCTACCTGCCGTTCCTCTCTCGGTTCCTGGAGACACAGATGTTTGCCTCTTTCATCGACAGCAAGATCCTGTGCCACGACGACGAGGACAAAGAACACACGCTGCGAGTGTTTGATTCCCGTGTTGACAAGATCCGCATGTTAAATGTCAGGACGCCCACCCTGCGTACCTCCATGTACCAGAAATGCACCAATATTGATGAAGCAG AAAAGGCCATTGAGATGAGACTGCGTAAGATCGACCACACGGCTCTACACCCCCACCTGCTGGATATGAAGATCGGTCAGGGACGGTATGAGCATGGATTCTTCCCCCGGCTGCAGTCCGATGTGCTTTCTACTGGACCCACCAGCAACAA ATATGCGAAACGCAGCGCTCCTGCACAGTGGAGGAGGAGGGATAGACAGAAGCAACACGCTGAACATCTCTATCTAGATAATGACCAGAGAGAG AAGTACATCCAGGAGGCCAGGAACCTTGGCACCACCCTCCGCCAGCCCAAACTCTCCAATCTCTCGCCATCAGTCATCGCACAAACCAACTGGAAATTTGTTGAGGGACTGTTGAAAGAGTGCAGAAATAAG ACAAAACGTATGCTGGTGGAGAAGATGGGCAGGGAGGCGGTGGAGCTGGGCCACGGGGATGTCAGCATCACGGGTGTGGAGGAGAACACGCTCATCGCCAGCTTGTGTGATCTCTTGGAAAGGATCTGGAGTCACGGTTTGCAGGTCAAGCAG GGAAAATCTGCCTTGTGGTCACACCTCTTACATTATCAGGAGAGCAAAGAGAAGAGGGATGCCACTCCAGCTGGCCTCACCCCTCCTG GGATCATTCATGAGACAGAGAGGAGAAAGTCAGACGCCAGCTGTGCGATGCCACCTCTTAAAGTCTCTTTGATCCGGGACATGAG GCACATCCAGAACATCAGTGAGATCAAGACCGATGTGGGAAAGGCCAGGGCATGGGTGCGTCTCTCTATGGAGAAGAAACTGCTCTCCAGGCACCTAAAACAACTTCTGTCTGACCATGAACTCACCAA GAAACTCTATAAACGCTACGCTTTTCTTCGTTGTGATGATGAGAAAGAGCAGTTTCTCTATCACCTCCTTTCCTTCAATGCCGTGGATTACTTCTGCTTCACTAACGTCTTTACTACGATCA TGATACCGTATCATGTGGTCATCATTCCCAGTAAGAAACTCGGAGGCTCCATGTTCACCGCCAACCCATGGGTTTGCGTGTCAGGGGAACTAGCTGAGACTGGGGTACTACAGGTCCCCAGAAATACTCTGGAGATCACTTTTGAG TGTCAGAACCTGGGCAAGTTGACCACCGTTCAGATGGGTCATGATAACTCGGGCCTGTATGCAAAGTGGTTGGTTGAGTCTGTGATGGTCCGCAATGGAATAACAGGACACACTTACAA GTTTCCGTGTGGCCGTTGGCTGGGAAAGGGGGTAGATGATGGTAGCCTGGAGCGGATACTGGTGGGAGAATTGGTGACTAACACAGAGAGCGAGGAGAGAATGTGTCGGACTCCACCGATGCAGCAATCGCCCGGGATGATGCGAAGATTTGTCACCATTTCACCAAACAGCAAACCAA AGTTAAACACAGGGCAGATCCAGGAAGGAGTAGGAGAGGCGATTAATGGCATTGTTAAGCACTTCCATAAACCTGAGAAAGAG AGAGGAAGCCTCACGTTGCTTCTGTGTGGAGAGTATGGTTTGGTGTGGGCTCTGGAGCAGGTGTTCCAGCATGGCTTCAAGTCACCACGCCTTTTTAAGAACGTCTTCATTTGGGACTTTCTAg AAAAAGCTCAAGTTTACTTTGAAAGTGCCGAGCAGAGCCAGATGACCCAGGACGAGAACTGGCAGATGAGGGCACGACATTTTAGCCATTTCATGCGGGCTATCAACAGCACACCTAGAAACATCGGCAAGGATGGGAAGTTTCAGATGCTCGTGTGTCTCGGGGCCAG AGATCACCTGCTACACCACTGGATAGCGCTCCTAGCCGAATGTCCAATCACAGCACAGATGTATGAGGACACAGCACTCTTAAAGGACCATTCTCTGGTGAACTCTCTCATTCGAGTGCTACAGACTCTGCAGGAATTCAATATCACTCTGGAGGCCTCTCTCGTCAAAGGGATCGGGATATAA